The following are encoded in a window of Gemmatimonadales bacterium genomic DNA:
- a CDS encoding carboxypeptidase-like regulatory domain-containing protein has translation MRRLAGAAILLAGCAKIEPPPGGPPDPTPPQLVTTRPDSFALLPDFKGSVEFRFDEVISEGSSPNLGTGTGDLERLVILSPTTLVPKVEWRRDRITVHPAEGWRRDRVYRVELLPGVTDLHRNRSKTGRVITFSTGPPLPTAKLDGMVVDWSSARPAAAALVEAILMPDSLPYRALTDSGGKFTLGPVPDGMYVVRGVLDENHNLRADGREAFDSVLVKRGTSAVGELWAFVHDTTPPRIRSSTIRDSLSAVLEFTEMLDPRQRFDTSHVRVRLLPDSTPVRVVSLLPQRLDDSLHAPQRTGRDTTGRDTTRRDTLRADTTAPRPPPGDTTERGRAGRRQLERVAGQLRGQAAAAAPLTTRPALFDNLVVRVAQPWKPDAKYNVEIIKLRNVTGVPGSAHATLTVPKPGAADSLRPPGDSTKRGSPRKKPK, from the coding sequence GTGAGGCGCCTGGCAGGCGCGGCGATCCTGCTGGCGGGCTGCGCCAAGATCGAGCCGCCCCCGGGCGGCCCACCGGATCCCACGCCTCCGCAGCTGGTGACCACCCGGCCGGACTCGTTCGCCCTGCTGCCGGACTTCAAGGGAAGCGTCGAGTTTCGTTTCGATGAGGTGATCTCCGAGGGCAGCTCCCCCAATCTGGGTACCGGCACCGGGGACCTGGAGCGGCTGGTCATTCTCTCGCCGACTACGCTGGTGCCGAAAGTTGAATGGCGCCGCGACCGGATCACCGTGCACCCCGCGGAGGGCTGGCGGCGCGACCGGGTCTACCGGGTCGAGCTGCTCCCCGGCGTCACCGATCTCCACCGCAACCGGAGCAAGACCGGACGGGTCATCACCTTCAGCACCGGCCCCCCGCTGCCCACCGCCAAGCTCGACGGCATGGTGGTCGACTGGAGCTCGGCGCGACCAGCTGCCGCGGCCCTGGTGGAAGCGATCCTCATGCCCGACAGTCTGCCGTACCGGGCGCTCACCGATTCGGGTGGGAAGTTCACGCTGGGGCCGGTGCCGGACGGAATGTATGTGGTGCGCGGCGTGCTGGACGAAAACCACAACCTGCGGGCCGACGGCCGAGAGGCGTTCGACAGCGTCCTGGTGAAGCGCGGCACGTCGGCTGTGGGTGAGCTGTGGGCCTTCGTGCACGACACGACCCCCCCGCGGATCCGCAGCAGCACCATCCGGGACAGCCTGTCCGCGGTGCTCGAGTTCACCGAGATGCTCGATCCCCGCCAGCGGTTCGACACTAGTCACGTGCGGGTCCGGCTGCTGCCGGATTCGACGCCGGTGCGCGTCGTCTCCTTGCTCCCCCAGCGGCTGGATGACTCGCTGCACGCCCCTCAGCGCACCGGCCGTGACACGACCGGGCGCGACACCACCCGACGCGATACGCTCCGGGCCGATACCACGGCGCCCCGGCCCCCGCCGGGCGACACCACCGAGCGTGGCCGGGCCGGCCGACGGCAATTGGAGCGAGTGGCGGGGCAGCTCCGCGGCCAGGCAGCCGCGGCGGCTCCTCTCACCACCCGGCCGGCGCTGTTCGACAACCTGGTCGTCCGGGTGGCACAGCCCTGGAAGCCGGATGCGAAGTACAACGTCGAAATCATCAAGCTGAGGAACGTGACCGGTGTCCCCGGCTCGGCCCACGCCACGCTTACGGTGCCCAAGCCTGGCGCGGCGGACTCGCTGCGCCCGCCGGGCGACAGCACCAAGCGCGGGTCTCCCCGCAAGAAACCCAAGTGA
- a CDS encoding valine--tRNA ligase, protein MTEPLAPQYNPSLIESALYAWWQERGVFSPEGAAAHGATGEPYVVMMPPPNVTAALHMGHGLNNTVQDVLIRFERMRGRRALWLPGTDHAGIATQNVVERLLAKEGLTRFELGREAFVDRVWAHVRDTGAAILDQLKAIGCSADWSRTYFTLDEGLSRAVRETFVSLYEEGLVYRGHYIINWCPRCLTALSNEEAEKAEVDGKLWHLRYPLADGSGHLTVATTRPETMLGDSGVAVHPDDERYRHFVGRELRLPVVDRLIPVVADAAVDPAFGSGAVKVTPAHDPADFEIGRRHDLPAIDVLTPEARISLAAPERFQGLDRYEARRRVVEEFEAAGLLERVEDHRHAVGHCYRCDTVVEPRLSDQWFVRMEPLARPALEAHRNGTLQFIPERRGDDYVQWLEGIRDWCISRQLWWGHRIPVWYCQREGCERTSVSRTDLEVCPACLGPVRQDPDVLDTWFSSWLVPFSSLGWPEQTQDLATYYPGHTLVSAPEILFFWVARMIMSGLHVMGEVPYTHIYLHGTVRDTQHRKMSKSLGNGIDPLEVVERYGADALRYSLVSGMSVGTDVILDPDDLEASFAPGRNFANKLWNAGRFILSNLDGPVRPLAGSGRNVVRRDELTLADRWIIARCDAAVRETTDALERFRLNEGAAAAYRFLWSDLADWYIEQIKPRLYGDLPGGDVARAVATQTFDVALRLLHPVMPFITEALWRRFPGRPAGASISVSPWPRPDARASDPDALAEFGLVQEVVGAIRGIRAEYGVQPGQAVRAVVSRNGGDAHVGLSHERATILRLAKVSELAFGESSERVGGNAVLSDGTSVFVPLGDAIDVGRECGRLGSEVERLSNLLRAQEGKLGNPQFVTRAPSDIVEKERQKLAAWKEQCDVLVRKRERLGCS, encoded by the coding sequence ATGACAGAGCCGCTCGCTCCCCAATACAATCCGTCCCTCATCGAGTCCGCGCTCTACGCCTGGTGGCAGGAGCGAGGGGTGTTCTCGCCCGAGGGAGCGGCCGCGCACGGGGCCACCGGGGAGCCGTACGTGGTCATGATGCCGCCGCCCAATGTCACGGCGGCGCTGCACATGGGTCACGGGCTCAACAACACCGTGCAGGACGTCCTCATTCGCTTCGAGCGGATGCGCGGGCGTCGGGCGCTCTGGCTGCCGGGCACCGACCACGCCGGCATCGCCACCCAGAACGTGGTCGAGCGGCTGCTGGCCAAGGAGGGCCTGACCCGCTTCGAGCTGGGGCGCGAGGCGTTCGTCGACCGGGTCTGGGCCCACGTGCGCGACACCGGCGCCGCCATCCTCGACCAGCTCAAGGCGATCGGGTGCTCGGCGGACTGGTCGCGAACCTACTTCACTCTCGACGAGGGACTCTCCCGCGCGGTGCGGGAGACCTTCGTGAGCCTGTACGAGGAAGGCCTGGTCTATCGGGGCCATTACATCATCAACTGGTGTCCCCGGTGCCTGACCGCACTCTCCAATGAAGAGGCGGAGAAGGCGGAGGTCGACGGAAAGCTCTGGCATCTGCGCTATCCGCTGGCCGATGGCAGCGGGCACCTCACCGTGGCCACCACCCGACCCGAGACGATGTTGGGCGACAGCGGGGTGGCAGTCCATCCGGACGACGAGCGCTACCGCCACTTTGTGGGGCGGGAGCTCCGGCTCCCGGTGGTGGACCGCCTCATCCCCGTCGTGGCGGATGCGGCGGTGGACCCGGCCTTCGGGTCCGGCGCAGTCAAGGTGACGCCGGCCCACGACCCGGCCGACTTCGAGATCGGCCGCCGTCACGACCTGCCGGCCATCGACGTGCTCACGCCGGAAGCTCGCATCAGCCTGGCCGCGCCGGAGCGGTTCCAGGGGCTCGACCGATACGAGGCCCGCCGACGGGTGGTGGAAGAGTTCGAGGCCGCGGGCCTACTCGAGCGAGTCGAAGATCACCGGCATGCGGTGGGGCACTGCTATCGGTGCGACACTGTAGTGGAGCCCCGGCTCTCGGACCAGTGGTTCGTCAGGATGGAGCCGCTCGCCCGGCCCGCGCTGGAGGCACACCGGAACGGCACGCTGCAATTCATTCCCGAGCGCCGGGGCGACGACTACGTCCAGTGGCTGGAGGGGATCCGCGACTGGTGCATCTCGCGCCAGCTCTGGTGGGGCCACCGTATTCCGGTCTGGTACTGCCAGCGCGAGGGGTGCGAGCGCACCAGCGTGAGCCGCACCGATCTGGAGGTCTGTCCCGCCTGCCTCGGCCCGGTCCGGCAGGATCCGGACGTGCTCGACACCTGGTTCTCATCCTGGCTGGTGCCGTTCTCCAGCCTCGGCTGGCCGGAGCAAACCCAGGACCTCGCCACCTACTATCCCGGCCACACTCTGGTGTCGGCTCCGGAGATCCTCTTCTTCTGGGTGGCGCGGATGATCATGTCGGGGCTCCACGTGATGGGCGAGGTGCCCTATACCCACATCTATCTGCACGGCACCGTCCGCGACACCCAACACCGGAAGATGTCCAAGTCGCTGGGCAACGGGATCGATCCGCTAGAGGTGGTGGAGCGCTACGGCGCAGACGCGCTGCGCTACTCGCTGGTCTCCGGCATGTCGGTCGGCACCGACGTGATCCTCGATCCCGACGACCTGGAGGCCTCCTTCGCCCCCGGCCGGAACTTCGCCAACAAGCTGTGGAACGCCGGCCGGTTCATCCTCTCCAATCTGGACGGTCCGGTACGGCCCCTGGCCGGCTCCGGCCGCAACGTGGTGCGGCGCGACGAGCTGACCCTGGCCGACCGCTGGATCATCGCACGCTGCGACGCCGCGGTGCGGGAGACCACCGATGCACTCGAGCGCTTCCGCTTGAACGAGGGCGCCGCGGCCGCGTACCGCTTTCTCTGGAGCGATCTCGCGGACTGGTACATCGAGCAGATCAAGCCTCGACTCTATGGCGATCTGCCTGGCGGCGACGTGGCGCGTGCGGTGGCGACGCAGACGTTCGACGTGGCGCTCCGACTGCTGCACCCGGTGATGCCGTTCATCACCGAGGCGCTCTGGCGGCGGTTTCCCGGCCGGCCGGCCGGGGCGTCCATCTCGGTGAGCCCCTGGCCCCGGCCGGATGCGCGGGCGTCGGATCCTGACGCGCTGGCCGAGTTCGGGCTGGTGCAGGAGGTCGTCGGCGCAATCCGCGGGATCCGGGCGGAATACGGGGTGCAGCCCGGCCAGGCGGTGCGCGCCGTCGTCAGCCGGAACGGTGGAGACGCCCACGTCGGACTCTCGCATGAGCGGGCCACAATCCTGCGCCTGGCCAAAGTCTCCGAGCTCGCGTTCGGGGAAAGCAGCGAGCGGGTAGGCGGGAACGCGGTGCTGTCGGATGGCACCTCGGTGTTCGTCCCGCTGGGAGATGCGATCGACGTCGGCCGCGAGTGCGGCAGGCTGGGCTCGGAGGTGGAGCGTCTCTCCAACCTGCTCCGCGCGCAGGAAGGCAAGCTGGGCAACCCGCAGTTCGTGACCCGTGCACCGAGTGACATCGTCGAGAAGGAGCGGCAGAAGCTCGCGGCGTGGAAGGAGCAATGCGACGTGCTCGTCCGCAAGCGCGAGCGTCTGGGATGCTCGTGA